From a single Poecilia reticulata strain Guanapo linkage group LG2, Guppy_female_1.0+MT, whole genome shotgun sequence genomic region:
- the gdf3 gene encoding protein DVR-1, which produces MIQLRSGRLPAPQVKNHTAPLQSPGPNMATLLVLAVWLLGLQAFSDAEDRNTRERHFLSSLGLSERPQPAGSHRRPVPSEMWRMFRRSERIQARDSDPCTVSEYGVRGNIIRYVQDQGRLVSGWSSSCQACLVKQLFFNVSVLQPVELLSLAQLEIKLHWKPPRPAGFLRGPRAVSMSLYKVIRATLRGADPRANRRLLLSQSLRPQLEPAAIXMDLTPLAESWRRPGHNYGLVVELSPPPGADPDELTPFLPGNAFPLEEPWTLPLMEASLVVVSLNPHQCRSRQRRSAVHLTVTPSNVCKARRLYIDFKDVGWQDWIIAPPGYMANYCHGECPFPLSESLNGTNHAILQTLVHSLDPQGTPQPGCAPIRLSPISMLYYDNNDNVVLRHYQDMVVDECGCR; this is translated from the exons atgATCCAGCTGCGCAGCGGGAGGCTCCCAGCGCCACAGGTGAAGAACCACACAGCTCCACTTCAGTCCCCTGGACCAAACATGGCTACTCTGCTGGTGTTAGCTGTGTGGCTTCTCGGTCTGCAGGCTTTCTCGGACGCGGAGGACAGAAACACCCGAGAGCGGCATTTCCTCAGCTCCCTCGGTCTTTCTGAGCGGCCGCAGCCCGCAGGGAGCCACCGACGCCCCGTCCCCTCCGAGATGTGGAGGATGTTCCGGAGGTCAGAGAGAATTCAGGCCCGCGATAGCGACCCCTGCACGGTGTCCGAGTACGGAGTCCGCGGCAACATCATCCGCTACGTTCAGGACCAAG GCAGGCTGGTGTCGGGttggagcagcagctgtcagGCCTGTCTGGTGAAGCAGCTTTTCTTCAACGTGTCTGTCCTGCAGCCTGTGGAGCTGCTGTCTCTGGCTCAGCTGGAGATCAAGCTCCACTGGAAGCCTCCGAGGCCCGCCGGGTTCCTGCGGGGGCCCCGAGCCGTCAGCATGTCGCTCTACAAAGTGATCCGAGCCACGCTGCGGGGAGCCGATCCCCGGGCCAATCGCAGGCTCCTGCTGTCGCAGTCGCTTCGGCCGCAGCTGGAGCCCGCCGCCATCKCCATGGACCTGACGCCGCTGGCGGAGAGCTGGCGCAGACCGGGCCACAACTACGGCCTGGTTGTGGAGCTGAGTCCGCCTCCCGGTGCGGATCCGGATGAGCTCACGCCTTTTCTGCCGGGCAACGCCTTCCCATTGGAGGAACCCTGGACCCTCCCTCTGATGGAGGCCTCTCTGGTGGTCGTGTCCCTGAACCCGCACCAGTGTCGCTCCCGGCAAAGGAGGAGCGCCGTTCACCTCACCGTGACGCCCAGTAATGTCTGCAAGGCCCGTCGCCTCTACATCGACTTCAAGGACGTGGGCTGGCAGGACTGGATCATCGCCCCGCCGGGCTACATGGCCAACTACTGCCACGGCGAGTGTCCGTTCCCGCTGAGCGAGAGCCTGAACGGCACCAACCACGCCATCCTGCAGACGCTGGTCCACTCTCTGGACCCGCAGGGCACGCCTCAGCCCGGCTGCGCCCCCATCCGCCTCTCCCCGATCTCCATGCTCTACTACGACAACAACGATAACGTGGTGCTCCGACACTACCAGGACATGGTGGTGGACGAGTGTGGCTGTCGATGA